One genomic segment of Thalassospiraceae bacterium LMO-SO8 includes these proteins:
- the fabA gene encoding 3-hydroxyacyl-[acyl-carrier-protein] dehydratase FabA, which produces MTKKNAYSYEDLIACGKGELFGPGNAQLPLPPMLMFDRITAISDEGGANGKGFAEAEFDINPDLWFFKCHFQGDPVMPGCLGLDALWQLLGFYLGWTGAPGRGRALGVGSVKFTGQVQPDAKLVQYRIDIRRVMARQITLGIANGVMLVDGKTAYETEDLRVTLFTDPEG; this is translated from the coding sequence GTGACCAAGAAAAACGCCTATTCCTATGAAGATTTGATCGCCTGCGGGAAGGGCGAATTGTTCGGTCCCGGCAATGCGCAGCTGCCACTGCCGCCGATGCTGATGTTCGACCGCATCACGGCGATTTCCGACGAGGGCGGCGCCAACGGCAAGGGCTTCGCCGAGGCGGAATTCGACATCAATCCGGACCTGTGGTTCTTCAAGTGCCACTTTCAGGGCGACCCGGTGATGCCCGGCTGCCTGGGCCTCGACGCCTTGTGGCAGCTGTTGGGCTTCTACCTGGGCTGGACGGGGGCACCCGGCCGCGGCCGGGCGCTGGGCGTCGGCTCGGTCAAGTTCACGGGCCAGGTTCAGCCGGATGCGAAATTGGTCCAGTACCGCATCGATATCCGGCGCGTCATGGCGCGTCAGATCACCCTCGGCATCGCCAACGGCGTGATGCTCGTGGACGGCAAGACCGCCTACGAGACCGAGGACTTACGCGTAACCTTGTTTACCGACCCCGAAGGGTAG